A single window of Flavobacteriales bacterium DNA harbors:
- a CDS encoding cyclic nucleotide-binding domain-containing protein translates to MTQAQKYIPLKDFLEWNIEYRLGLTTLTVKKGEVFLEKGNRCDYLYFVLKGFVRIHYYDIEGNDMTHLFAFQNSIITSPFSFF, encoded by the coding sequence ATGACTCAAGCACAAAAATACATTCCTTTAAAAGACTTTCTTGAATGGAATATCGAATACAGATTAGGATTAACAACGCTAACTGTTAAAAAAGGAGAAGTCTTTTTAGAAAAAGGAAATAGGTGTGATTACCTTTACTTTGTTCTAAAAGGATTTGTTAGAATCCACTATTACGACATAGAGGGTAACGATATGACCCATCTATTTGCTTTTCAAAACTCTATTATCACATCTCCTTTTAGTTTTTTTTAA
- a CDS encoding helix-turn-helix domain-containing protein, producing the protein MRDIIHIENLHDIHESLGIHSPKHPLVSVIDFNSMNMAIDAKEYRYTLGLYQISIKGNCAYTISKYGRNTYDFQECSVIFTAPHQVLEFNSAYQSDDKNCWTLLFHPNLIRASELGKKIDAFPFFDYACNESLHLSKGERETITEITYKIKEEYSNNIDMHSQTLIIANIELLLNYCIRFYDRQFYTRTNFNKDLVSVFEQLLKTYYKTEKQLKIGLPTVQYCANEMGMSPKYLSELLRKETGKSTQDHIHSYIVEMAKQKLLNTQLSASEIAYSLGFDYPQYFSKMFKRLTNKSPIEYRKIK; encoded by the coding sequence ATGAGAGATATTATCCATATTGAGAATTTGCATGATATTCATGAGTCTTTAGGGATTCATTCTCCTAAGCATCCTTTAGTTTCTGTTATTGATTTTAATAGTATGAACATGGCTATTGATGCGAAAGAGTATAGATATACTTTAGGTTTATATCAAATTAGTATAAAAGGAAATTGCGCATATACTATTTCTAAGTATGGGAGAAATACCTATGATTTTCAGGAATGCTCCGTTATTTTTACAGCTCCTCATCAAGTGTTAGAATTTAACTCAGCATATCAATCCGATGATAAGAACTGTTGGACATTATTGTTTCATCCTAATTTAATTAGGGCCTCTGAATTAGGTAAAAAGATAGATGCTTTTCCTTTTTTTGATTATGCATGTAACGAATCCTTACATTTATCGAAAGGGGAGAGGGAAACAATTACAGAAATTACCTACAAGATAAAAGAAGAGTATAGCAATAATATTGATATGCATAGCCAAACACTAATTATTGCAAATATTGAGTTGTTATTAAATTATTGTATACGTTTTTACGACCGTCAGTTCTATACAAGAACAAACTTCAATAAGGATCTTGTAAGTGTTTTTGAGCAACTATTAAAAACGTATTATAAAACAGAAAAACAACTAAAAATAGGACTTCCTACTGTTCAGTATTGTGCCAATGAAATGGGAATGTCGCCTAAATATTTAAGTGAATTATTGCGTAAAGAAACAGGAAAGAGTACACAGGATCATATTCATAGTTACATTGTTGAAATGGCCAAACAAAAGTTGTTAAACACGCAATTGAGTGCGAGTGAAATAGCTTATAGTTTAGGCTTTGATTATCCACAATACTTTAGTAAAATGTTTAAGCGTTTAACAAATAAAAGTCCTATCGAATATAGAAAAATTAAATAA
- a CDS encoding PorP/SprF family type IX secretion system membrane protein produces MIKGLKISIYTYFLIIIVIGSKSYAQNIFQSNQYMIYQPIINFSAASSYNQVNFTSFYRNQWVGFKGSPTTFGFIGIIPLKNTSVTLGTRVFNEQIGIHNKTEIKLDYAYKLQTQLNHFLSFSISPKINIHQSSYQKIETNTNNDPNFNSNPIAVVYPNAEFGLYHFSPKFYLGISSPNLLYNTPINDFTYTTQFSLPHITYYIHSGYKWSKPSTYNIYGSIYLKTTYGAPVVGSLNAGIETLKNKLLVGLSYRTTNELVPLLRLNLNKLTLGYAFQYSLSSIRPYNNGTHEILLNYNIKQKATAALIAPRF; encoded by the coding sequence GTGATTAAAGGCCTTAAAATAAGTATTTATACCTACTTTCTAATTATAATAGTTATTGGATCAAAAAGTTATGCTCAAAATATTTTTCAGAGTAATCAATATATGATATATCAGCCTATTATCAATTTTTCAGCTGCTAGTAGTTATAATCAAGTTAATTTCACATCATTCTATCGTAATCAATGGGTTGGTTTTAAAGGTTCTCCAACAACTTTTGGTTTTATAGGAATTATACCACTAAAAAACACTTCCGTAACGCTAGGAACTAGAGTTTTTAATGAACAAATTGGTATACATAATAAAACAGAGATTAAGTTAGATTATGCATACAAACTTCAAACACAGCTCAATCATTTTTTATCTTTTTCAATTTCCCCTAAAATTAACATTCATCAGTCTAGTTATCAGAAAATTGAAACAAATACCAATAACGACCCTAACTTTAATTCAAATCCAATAGCTGTGGTTTACCCTAATGCAGAGTTTGGCCTCTATCATTTTTCTCCTAAGTTTTATCTAGGCATTTCAAGCCCTAATTTACTATATAACACCCCTATTAATGACTTTACCTACACAACTCAATTTTCGCTTCCTCACATTACCTATTATATACATTCAGGATATAAATGGTCTAAACCATCCACATACAATATTTACGGCTCTATTTACTTAAAGACTACATACGGAGCTCCAGTTGTTGGTTCTCTTAATGCTGGGATAGAAACATTAAAAAACAAATTACTAGTAGGCTTATCCTACAGAACAACAAATGAATTAGTACCCCTATTACGACTTAACTTAAATAAGTTAACATTAGGATATGCATTTCAGTATTCACTTTCTTCTATTAGACCATACAATAATGGGACACATGAAATCTTATTAAATTATAATATAAAACAAAAAGCTACGGCTGCTCTAATTGCCCCAAGGTTTTAA
- a CDS encoding SDR family NAD(P)-dependent oxidoreductase: MKTALITGAASGIGKEFTKIHASKEGNIVAVDMNSEGLEKLKTEIQRQYNVSVYTIVKDLSKPTAAIEIYEEVKNKEIKVDYLINNAGFGGVGAFHERKWEIDMAMIQVNILALTALTRQFLPDFIKRKSGKILNVSSTVSLVPGPYQAVYFASKAYVTSFNRSIYGELIGTGVSSKALLPEASQTAFGNYSDINKTANLVIYDTFGKLISQIKLTSTFQKININNLESGAYYISIKPPKINTQLKNYLPSNNPLVKLQINH; this comes from the coding sequence ATGAAAACAGCATTAATTACAGGAGCAGCAAGTGGAATTGGAAAAGAATTTACGAAAATTCACGCATCAAAAGAGGGTAATATAGTTGCAGTAGATATGAACTCGGAAGGTTTAGAAAAATTAAAAACAGAAATACAAAGACAATATAATGTTAGCGTATATACTATAGTAAAGGACTTATCTAAACCTACTGCAGCTATTGAAATTTATGAGGAAGTAAAAAACAAAGAAATTAAAGTTGATTATTTAATTAATAACGCTGGATTTGGAGGTGTTGGAGCATTTCACGAAAGAAAATGGGAAATAGATATGGCCATGATTCAAGTAAACATACTTGCATTAACAGCATTAACTAGACAGTTTTTACCGGATTTTATCAAAAGGAAATCTGGAAAAATACTAAATGTATCTTCTACTGTAAGTTTAGTTCCTGGACCATATCAAGCCGTCTATTTTGCTTCTAAAGCATATGTTACTTCATTCAATAGATCAATATATGGAGAACTAATAGGTACAGGAGTTTCATCAAAAGCATTATTACCAGAAGCTTCACAAACAGCATTTGGAAATTATTCAGATATTAATAAAACAGCTAATTTGGTTATTTATGATACCTTTGGAAAGCTAATTTCTCAAATTAAGCTTACCAGTACTTTTCAAAAAATTAATATTAACAACTTAGAGTCTGGAGCTTATTATATTAGCATCAAGCCCCCAAAAATCAATACACAATTAAAAAACTATTTGCCTTCAAATAATCCGTTAGTAAAGTTGCAAATAAACCATTAA
- a CDS encoding OmpA family protein, which translates to MKRLIYIQILLSVAFINIKGQNLNNAIELENSGYYIEAIKEYEGCLNLKLSTEEHSSIIKRILFTHLNNYNYNKAYEAYKNNPNLSFSKKEFHSIFHLLRVVKEYETASILLDSLQLTPQEKSSYSQDFIEWPRNNSTLKQLSVKATNLAPSKCHGITFYKDGIIIPFEEVEKNKTSPFKLFYYQSVSDTNFNKVNQLFKTQETFYNGTPFFDSTNNTLIYTSSNSGYKNYTDKTKVKYNLSKQGKNHLQLISHDFYQNQKINLLPKNTEESIHSPYLYKDSILFFSKTTAKQKSDLFYSIKKGKVWQTPKPLLKVNTFENDVYPYIKKNRFYFASRGRNGYGGLDIYEGSLTFNKLGEPVVKDIENMGASINSSYDDFAFIINSKGTAYWASNRSSEKDQIYTTTYKRTVSINGIVKNQNAPIEGIKIKLENTDNFNTSSDNGIWNFAVKEDATVHLYFSGEGYRQKKIKISEPRSDSSYIITLEKNMFQLKNSITNAPITDATITIYEKEEPDNWIKTETVETNENGEWIFDFDIEKKYKVTVEAKDFKKKEIYIPKEQREIDDFDFFEDISPLDIEPEAKGTLTINNIYFDYNSSKIKKESIPILNNLTQYLINNKEIKVELSAHTDCIGSNLYNLKLSEDRAYSCLQFLLKNNIDTNQITAKGYGELVPLYPCEKQRKEEEFAKLNRRIEVKFLN; encoded by the coding sequence ATGAAAAGATTAATATACATACAAATTTTATTGAGTGTTGCCTTTATAAATATTAAAGGTCAAAACCTAAACAATGCCATAGAGTTAGAAAATTCGGGATATTATATTGAAGCTATAAAGGAGTATGAAGGTTGTTTAAATTTAAAATTAAGTACCGAAGAACACTCATCTATCATTAAAAGAATACTGTTTACACACTTAAACAATTACAACTATAACAAAGCATATGAAGCCTATAAGAATAATCCTAATTTAAGCTTTTCAAAAAAAGAGTTTCATTCTATATTTCACTTATTAAGAGTTGTAAAAGAATATGAAACAGCTTCTATACTATTAGATTCTTTACAACTGACACCGCAGGAAAAAAGTAGTTACTCACAAGATTTTATTGAATGGCCACGCAACAACTCTACATTAAAACAACTATCAGTTAAAGCTACAAACCTAGCTCCTTCTAAATGTCATGGAATTACTTTTTATAAAGACGGAATAATTATTCCCTTTGAAGAAGTAGAAAAGAATAAAACAAGTCCTTTCAAACTATTTTACTATCAATCAGTTAGTGATACTAATTTTAATAAAGTAAATCAGTTATTTAAAACTCAAGAAACTTTCTACAATGGAACTCCTTTTTTTGATAGTACTAATAATACTCTTATTTATACAAGCAGTAATTCTGGATATAAAAATTATACTGATAAAACTAAAGTAAAATACAATCTCTCAAAACAAGGAAAAAATCATTTACAATTAATCAGTCATGATTTTTATCAAAATCAAAAAATTAACCTGCTACCAAAAAACACTGAAGAATCCATCCATAGCCCTTATCTATATAAAGATTCTATATTATTTTTTAGTAAAACCACAGCTAAACAAAAATCAGATTTGTTTTATTCCATCAAAAAAGGAAAAGTATGGCAAACCCCTAAACCTTTACTAAAGGTAAATACATTTGAAAATGATGTATATCCCTATATTAAAAAAAATCGTTTTTACTTTGCTTCAAGAGGGAGAAATGGCTACGGAGGTTTAGACATATACGAAGGAAGTCTAACCTTTAATAAATTAGGTGAACCTGTTGTAAAGGACATTGAAAACATGGGGGCATCGATAAACTCAAGTTATGATGATTTTGCATTTATAATAAATAGCAAAGGAACTGCTTATTGGGCTAGCAATCGTTCTTCGGAAAAAGATCAAATTTATACCACTACTTATAAAAGAACAGTTAGTATTAATGGTATTGTAAAGAACCAAAACGCTCCAATTGAAGGAATCAAAATAAAGCTTGAAAATACTGATAATTTTAACACTTCCTCTGACAATGGAATTTGGAATTTTGCTGTTAAAGAAGACGCTACCGTTCATTTATATTTTTCAGGGGAAGGGTATCGACAGAAAAAAATAAAAATTTCCGAGCCAAGATCAGATTCTTCTTACATAATTACTCTAGAAAAAAACATGTTTCAGCTCAAAAACAGTATTACAAATGCTCCTATAACAGATGCTACAATAACCATTTATGAAAAAGAAGAGCCAGATAATTGGATTAAAACAGAAACGGTTGAGACTAATGAAAATGGAGAATGGATATTTGACTTTGATATAGAAAAAAAATATAAAGTGACTGTAGAAGCTAAGGACTTCAAAAAGAAAGAAATTTATATTCCTAAAGAACAAAGAGAGATTGATGATTTTGATTTTTTCGAAGATATATCTCCTTTAGATATAGAACCTGAAGCAAAAGGAACTTTAACAATTAACAATATTTATTTTGATTATAACTCTTCTAAGATAAAGAAAGAATCGATCCCTATTCTCAATAATTTAACGCAATACCTCATTAATAATAAAGAAATAAAAGTAGAACTCAGTGCTCATACTGATTGTATAGGAAGTAACCTATATAACCTTAAACTCTCTGAAGATAGAGCTTATAGTTGCTTGCAGTTCTTATTAAAAAACAATATTGATAC